A single window of Granulicella mallensis MP5ACTX8 DNA harbors:
- a CDS encoding cytochrome c oxidase subunit 3 family protein has protein sequence MIASTNPAMHPHTHETVDHAEHEHVVLPQHRHHFETEEQQREAGSFGMWLFLLTEIMFFGGMFFAYLLYRNWYYPAFTVASNQLNVPEGAINTVILITSGFFMALGVWAAEVRKKGLLVIMLILTTVFGLAFLGVKADEYHEKYELHHIPGASFSTAMFTNPAAFGLKEEPLAPDMAQHTEIFFFLYFAMTGMHALHMIIGIVILFWLTWRAHRGEFSSGYVAPIENFGLYWHFVDIVWLFLFPLLYLINRHPLS, from the coding sequence ATGATCGCATCTACGAATCCGGCTATGCATCCGCATACGCACGAGACTGTGGACCACGCCGAGCACGAGCACGTCGTGCTGCCGCAGCATCGCCATCACTTTGAGACGGAAGAGCAGCAGCGCGAGGCTGGAAGCTTCGGCATGTGGCTCTTCCTGCTGACCGAAATCATGTTCTTCGGCGGCATGTTCTTCGCCTACCTGCTTTACCGCAACTGGTACTATCCGGCCTTTACGGTCGCTTCGAACCAGTTGAACGTGCCGGAAGGCGCGATTAACACAGTCATCCTCATTACCTCCGGCTTCTTCATGGCGTTGGGTGTGTGGGCGGCCGAGGTTCGCAAAAAGGGTCTGCTGGTCATCATGCTCATTCTCACGACGGTCTTCGGCCTCGCCTTTCTGGGCGTCAAGGCCGACGAGTATCACGAGAAATATGAGCTACATCACATTCCAGGCGCCAGCTTCAGCACTGCGATGTTTACTAATCCTGCAGCCTTTGGCTTGAAGGAAGAGCCGCTTGCTCCAGACATGGCGCAGCACACGGAGATCTTCTTCTTCCTATACTTTGCGATGACCGGTATGCACGCTCTGCATATGATCATCGGTATCGTCATCCTGTTCTGGCTGACATGGCGGGCACATCGCGGAGAGTTCAGTTCCGGATATGTAGCCCCGATTGAAAACTTCGGCTTGTACTGGCATTTCGTTGATATTGTGTGGCTGTTCCTGTTCCCGCTGCTCTATCTGATCAACCGTCACCCGCTGAGCTAA
- a CDS encoding cytochrome C oxidase subunit IV family protein has product MAHETYHDPSNVTNPEHADHHIVSPLQYCMVFGTLLLGTAITVLAAYKDMGWLNPVIALGIASFKAVVVILFFMHVKYQSKLIKMTVAAGFFTFIVLITMTLSDYMSRAWGMW; this is encoded by the coding sequence ATGGCACACGAGACCTATCACGATCCATCCAACGTCACGAACCCGGAGCACGCCGATCACCACATCGTGTCGCCGCTGCAGTACTGCATGGTCTTCGGCACGCTGCTGCTCGGCACCGCTATCACCGTGCTGGCGGCCTATAAGGATATGGGCTGGCTGAATCCGGTGATTGCCCTTGGCATCGCCAGCTTCAAGGCGGTAGTGGTCATCCTGTTCTTCATGCACGTGAAGTATCAGTCGAAGCTCATCAAGATGACTGTCGCCGCTGGATTCTTCACCTTTATCGTGTTGATTACCATGACCCTGAGCGACTACATGAGCCGCGCCTGGGGCATGTGGTAA
- a CDS encoding MBOAT family O-acyltransferase: MIFNGFTYYVLFLLPAAMLYRCAGARSRPWVIAASGGLFFLYFSYALAGVPGMLCLGIFLWEALTSRLYKPGSRWCMAGILQSLVFLGIFKYWNFFSGILFWRHSNPLLWRGAFLPLGISFFTFEFYHYAFDRRSGRSEKGTLGEYLAFILFFPTMVAGPIKRFQDFLPKLRATPANWEHDWERGLTRILTGLAKKFAIADLMTAWTVHLNRHDILVADRRVLPLWLLAYGIRIYADFSAYSDIAIGSARLFGIGVPENFNWPYGRRNIQTFWRSWHMSLTRWLIDYIFIPLGGSRVSLPRECFNILAVMLICGLWHGAGWNFLAWGLWHGILLVVHRLWRRVRGAPSTRAIPVLASRVLTFVAVNAGWAFFCMNLPDAMLFYRKLLAG, encoded by the coding sequence ATGATCTTCAACGGCTTTACCTACTATGTGCTCTTTCTGCTCCCGGCCGCGATGCTGTATCGCTGTGCCGGCGCGCGCAGCCGGCCATGGGTCATTGCAGCCTCGGGCGGCCTCTTCTTTCTTTATTTTTCGTATGCTCTCGCGGGTGTTCCAGGCATGCTTTGCCTCGGCATCTTTTTGTGGGAAGCACTTACCAGCCGTCTTTATAAACCAGGATCGCGCTGGTGCATGGCTGGAATTCTGCAAAGCCTGGTCTTTCTGGGAATCTTCAAGTATTGGAACTTCTTCAGCGGCATCCTCTTCTGGAGGCACTCCAACCCGCTTCTCTGGCGGGGAGCGTTCCTTCCGCTCGGCATCTCGTTTTTCACGTTCGAGTTCTATCACTACGCCTTCGATCGCCGGTCTGGCCGAAGTGAAAAGGGAACCCTCGGCGAGTACCTCGCCTTCATTCTTTTCTTTCCCACGATGGTCGCCGGGCCTATCAAGCGATTTCAGGACTTTCTCCCCAAGCTCCGCGCGACACCCGCGAACTGGGAGCATGACTGGGAGCGCGGCCTCACCCGAATCCTAACCGGGCTCGCCAAGAAGTTCGCCATTGCCGACCTGATGACGGCCTGGACCGTACACCTGAACCGGCACGACATCCTTGTGGCCGATCGCCGAGTGCTGCCGCTCTGGCTGCTCGCGTATGGCATCAGGATTTACGCCGACTTCTCGGCCTACTCGGATATCGCCATCGGCTCGGCCCGGCTCTTCGGCATTGGTGTGCCCGAAAACTTCAACTGGCCCTACGGACGCCGCAACATCCAGACCTTCTGGCGAAGCTGGCACATGTCTTTGACGCGCTGGCTCATCGACTACATCTTCATCCCTCTGGGAGGGTCGCGCGTTTCCTTGCCACGAGAATGCTTCAACATTCTGGCTGTGATGTTGATCTGCGGGCTCTGGCACGGAGCGGGTTGGAACTTCCTCGCCTGGGGCCTGTGGCACGGCATTCTGCTCGTGGTTCATCGGCTCTGGCGAAGGGTTCGCGGCGCTCCCAGTACGCGCGCCATTCCGGTGTTGGCCAGCCGGGTGCTTACCTTTGTGGCTGTGAATGCCGGATGGGCGTTCTTCTGCATGAATTTGCCCGATGCTATGCTCTTCTACAGAAAGCTGCTGGCTGGCTAA
- a CDS encoding RNA methyltransferase: MLTAAERAHLTVVLVGARNPSNIGAAARAMQDFGFRDLRIVNDYAAPFEAAQLEDSQQNVKSAVGAASVMAEARRYSSLAEAIADCTLIVGTTAIGERDVRREVVALQQAAPTMLGQLRTLTAADHPQQVALLFGSEKTGLTNEQLSHCSLLTTIPMFAPEAARHLSMNLGQSVAVCLYELTREGFEGSKELPVLHEATATAEDRERLTQLLLDVLHATGYSRRFPANASEPIVRQLVQQLGESHREAMTWMGILRQILWRENGDQQ; encoded by the coding sequence ATGCTGACCGCCGCCGAGCGAGCCCATCTGACCGTCGTCCTCGTCGGCGCACGCAACCCCAGCAACATCGGAGCCGCTGCGCGAGCCATGCAGGACTTCGGCTTCCGCGATCTCCGTATCGTCAATGACTATGCCGCGCCCTTCGAAGCCGCACAGCTTGAGGACTCACAACAGAATGTGAAATCTGCCGTGGGCGCGGCCTCCGTCATGGCAGAAGCTCGAAGGTACTCGAGCCTCGCAGAAGCCATCGCCGACTGCACGCTCATCGTCGGGACCACTGCCATCGGCGAACGCGACGTGCGGCGCGAGGTCGTGGCCCTGCAACAGGCCGCGCCCACCATGCTCGGTCAACTACGCACACTGACCGCTGCCGATCATCCGCAACAGGTAGCGCTGCTCTTCGGCTCGGAGAAGACCGGCCTCACCAACGAACAGTTGAGCCACTGCTCACTGCTCACGACGATCCCCATGTTCGCTCCTGAGGCTGCGCGGCACCTCTCGATGAACCTGGGCCAGTCTGTTGCCGTCTGCCTCTACGAACTGACGCGCGAGGGCTTCGAGGGCTCCAAGGAACTGCCTGTCCTGCATGAAGCCACAGCGACCGCCGAGGACCGTGAGCGCCTCACCCAGCTTCTGCTCGACGTGCTGCATGCCACCGGCTACTCGCGTCGCTTTCCGGCCAATGCCAGTGAGCCGATCGTGCGGCAACTCGTCCAGCAGCTTGGCGAGAGCCATCGCGAGGCCATGACCTGGATGGGAATCCTGCGGCAGATCTTGTGGCGGGAAAACGGAGACCAGCAGTAG
- a CDS encoding YXWGXW repeat-containing protein, whose protein sequence is MASFKTIRRLLIAAVLAVPVALLPTAQAHAGVFISVGFAPPVLPVYAQPLCPGDGYIWTPGYWAYNEDGGYYWVPGVWVQPPTVGYLWTPAYWGWENGAYLFHGGYWGPHVGFYGGINYGFGYGGVGFEGGYWNHGAFFYNRSVANLGGVRVTNVYVRNVTIVNHSNVAFNGGHGGIEARPSAQEAQFAHEQHVEATHEQAEHQNFAAQNRSQFASVNHGRPGVSAAASPAAFHANPTGASHFGGNQNNAGVHNNTALAHPTPEARTQPEATQHTQAQARTQPAANTQSHAAPHANNQAHGEKR, encoded by the coding sequence ATGGCTTCCTTCAAAACAATTCGCCGCCTGCTCATCGCCGCGGTTCTGGCCGTTCCGGTTGCACTGCTGCCAACCGCACAGGCTCATGCCGGGGTCTTTATCTCGGTCGGTTTCGCTCCCCCGGTCTTGCCGGTCTATGCACAGCCCCTCTGCCCCGGTGATGGCTACATCTGGACACCCGGCTACTGGGCCTACAACGAGGACGGCGGCTACTACTGGGTCCCCGGCGTCTGGGTGCAGCCGCCTACCGTGGGCTATCTCTGGACCCCTGCCTACTGGGGCTGGGAGAACGGCGCTTACCTCTTCCATGGCGGCTATTGGGGCCCGCACGTCGGCTTCTATGGCGGCATCAACTACGGCTTCGGCTATGGCGGCGTCGGCTTTGAAGGCGGCTACTGGAACCACGGCGCGTTCTTCTACAACCGCTCGGTGGCCAACCTCGGCGGCGTTCGTGTGACTAACGTCTATGTTCGCAATGTCACCATCGTCAACCACTCGAACGTGGCGTTCAACGGCGGCCATGGCGGCATCGAAGCACGGCCTTCGGCGCAGGAGGCGCAGTTCGCGCACGAGCAGCACGTCGAGGCAACACACGAACAGGCTGAGCACCAGAACTTCGCCGCGCAGAACCGTTCGCAGTTCGCCAGCGTAAACCACGGACGCCCCGGCGTATCGGCGGCAGCGTCGCCAGCGGCCTTCCACGCCAATCCGACGGGTGCTTCCCACTTCGGCGGAAACCAGAACAATGCCGGCGTCCACAACAATACCGCTCTGGCACATCCCACGCCTGAAGCACGGACTCAACCTGAGGCCACCCAACACACACAAGCCCAGGCGCGCACTCAGCCTGCCGCGAACACGCAGTCACACGCCGCGCCCCATGCCAATAACCAGGCGCACGGGGAGAAACGTTAA